A genomic window from Pontibacillus halophilus JSM 076056 = DSM 19796 includes:
- the moaD gene encoding molybdopterin converting factor subunit 1 encodes MVNVLLFAQFQEAAGRETVEIEAAGQSVAHVKSVLKENYNLQDLDQAMTSINEEYVDMDTILNDGDTVAFIPPVSGG; translated from the coding sequence ATGGTTAACGTACTATTATTTGCACAATTCCAAGAAGCGGCAGGAAGAGAGACAGTTGAAATCGAAGCTGCAGGCCAATCCGTAGCCCACGTAAAATCCGTATTGAAAGAGAACTATAACTTGCAAGATCTGGACCAGGCCATGACGTCCATCAACGAAGAATACGTCGACATGGATACTATCTTAAATGACGGTGACACGGTAGCCTTCATCCCACCCGTTAGCGGCGGATGA
- a CDS encoding molybdenum cofactor biosynthesis protein MoaE gives MSNFQITEKFISIEDVVHKVIRPEAGAINTFIGTVRELTDGKRTLYLTYEAYASMAEKMMARIGTEIEEKWPDAKVAITHRVGRLEISDVAVVLAVSTPHRADAYEASRYAIERIKQMVPIWKKEHWDTGEEWIGNQQGTKAYALGSKTKEDLHG, from the coding sequence GTGAGCAACTTTCAAATCACAGAGAAGTTTATTTCTATTGAAGACGTGGTACATAAAGTCATAAGACCAGAAGCTGGAGCCATTAATACGTTCATTGGCACAGTGAGGGAACTAACAGATGGCAAGCGAACGCTGTACTTAACTTATGAGGCTTACGCTTCTATGGCTGAGAAAATGATGGCTCGTATCGGAACTGAAATCGAAGAGAAATGGCCAGATGCGAAAGTGGCCATCACCCATCGAGTGGGCCGTCTTGAAATTTCAGATGTTGCAGTTGTACTTGCCGTTTCTACCCCGCACCGTGCCGACGCTTATGAAGCGAGTCGCTATGCGATTGAGCGGATTAAACAGATGGTTCCTATTTGGAAGAAAGAACACTGGGATACTGGAGAAGAGTGGATAGGAAATCAACAAGGAACCAAAGCCTACGCTCTAGGTTCCAAAACTAAGGAGGATCTTCATGGTTAA